From Candidatus Nitrospira nitrificans, a single genomic window includes:
- a CDS encoding type II toxin-antitoxin system RelE/ParE family toxin: protein MSKDSVLRPVVWMGDSKKQLKKMPEDVQKQMGGELYLAQRGEDPPHSKMLTGLGSGVFEIRDDFDSNTYRLVYAVQIGKRLYVLHAFQKKSKKGIATPPRDVELITRRYKEAVVMEKEWQS, encoded by the coding sequence GTGTCGAAAGATAGTGTGCTCCGGCCTGTGGTTTGGATGGGCGATAGCAAGAAGCAATTGAAAAAGATGCCGGAAGACGTACAAAAACAAATGGGCGGCGAGCTGTATCTGGCTCAGCGAGGCGAAGATCCGCCGCACAGCAAGATGTTAACGGGACTAGGCAGCGGCGTATTTGAAATCAGGGATGATTTCGACAGCAACACGTATCGGCTGGTGTACGCCGTCCAGATCGGCAAGCGGCTCTATGTGCTGCATGCGTTTCAGAAGAAGAGCAAAAAGGGCATCGCGACACCCCCGAGAGACGTGGAGTTGATTACGCGGCGATATAAGGAAGCAGTCGTCATGGAAAAGGAGTGGCAGTCATGA
- a CDS encoding helix-turn-helix domain-containing protein, producing the protein MKKKNTSNYEVSSGNVFADLGLKDSESLLMRAELGHQIFKILKSRGLKKQKDVQDVLDIGQTEVSHLMNARYYRFSEARLMAFLNKLDRKVTVQVSRRRKNEPLQEVVLA; encoded by the coding sequence ATGAAGAAAAAGAACACCAGCAACTATGAAGTCAGTTCCGGGAATGTCTTTGCGGATTTAGGCTTGAAGGACTCCGAGAGCCTGCTCATGCGGGCTGAGCTAGGCCATCAAATCTTCAAAATCCTCAAAAGCCGAGGACTTAAGAAACAAAAAGACGTGCAGGATGTGCTGGATATTGGACAGACGGAGGTCTCCCACCTGATGAATGCGCGGTATTACCGGTTTTCCGAAGCCCGGTTGATGGCATTCTTGAACAAGCTGGACCGCAAAGTGACGGTGCAGGTCTCACGACGCCGGAAAAATGAACCGCTCCAAGAAGTGGTCCTTGCGTAA
- a CDS encoding two-partner secretion domain-containing protein: MRQFHQSSRSLWCVFTISIVAMHFAWVYADASAQTAPITSSGLHTQISAPIQVDGQTQYNITGGTRPGGGVNLFHSFGEFGVPDNNIANFRNDSPGLQTVNILGRITGGSESHIFGAIRTSEFGSVNLFLMNPAGFLFGPNATVNVGGMVSFTSADYLKLGDGKRFNAITNMTADALLSASPVAAFGFLGSNPGAIVVQGSEFNGASISLVGGTITIESGTPSSGTAQQAQLSAPNGVIQLAAAASPGEFDAQHIGGTSFTSFGTVSLAPNSTINVNGANTVSIRGGQFVLTVNDAILNTAESTGALNSISLSPNSAIVSSHNRSGAGADIQIAAGTLLIKGAQVTTQTTDEGNAGSIRIDADLVDIIEGSTLSTLSEGKGRAGNILLNATDSIDLTTSSINSDAASFSILPEAAGDGGLIHLKAPRINIRESLLSTSTLGAGNAGTILLETQRLNVGVDADISTFTQGPGNGGKITIQGLGGEGSRANDVAITGSVLRSRTSNAGAAGEIRIAADRLMISDNSQINANSETGSGAGGNIHINADSITLQNGGTVSATTSGTTPSASGGTISVETNHLHLRTGAKITTETTGAGEAGKILIGKINPAQLVLIDDSAISSNTTGAGTGGEVSIAAASVALSNGAAITANSNGAANAGNINVVATAGLAMQNSSITTLVHPNNNGNNAGGGDIKITTSPNATVYLRDNSTISASVADGPGGGGNVTIDPQYVILQGSRILAQTDQGTGGNITIIANMFQKDATSIVNADSRTGVNGTVTIQAPYAPGSGKIQPLGYRPLQAGSLLNQRCAALAGGEFSSFTLAGRDSLPVEPGGWLSSPSALAISQSHGDTIPNIGSQANPYELRGERFLLSLRQIVPPGFLLRAYAVGSSSEGCRS; this comes from the coding sequence ATGCGCCAGTTTCATCAATCTAGCCGAAGCCTATGGTGTGTCTTTACGATCTCCATCGTAGCGATGCACTTCGCATGGGTTTATGCGGATGCATCAGCTCAGACTGCTCCCATTACCTCCTCTGGCCTACACACACAGATCAGTGCTCCGATACAAGTGGATGGCCAGACGCAATACAACATTACAGGCGGAACCAGACCGGGAGGAGGAGTGAATCTGTTTCATAGCTTCGGCGAGTTCGGAGTTCCCGATAACAACATTGCAAATTTTCGCAACGATTCCCCTGGGCTTCAGACAGTCAACATCCTCGGGCGTATCACAGGCGGCAGTGAATCACATATTTTTGGAGCCATTCGAACCAGTGAGTTCGGGAGCGTCAATCTCTTTCTCATGAACCCGGCGGGATTTTTGTTCGGCCCGAACGCCACGGTCAACGTCGGCGGAATGGTGAGCTTCACCAGCGCCGACTATCTCAAGCTCGGGGACGGGAAACGATTCAACGCAATCACCAACATGACCGCCGACGCGCTGCTGTCTGCATCTCCGGTGGCGGCGTTTGGATTTTTGGGCTCCAATCCTGGCGCGATCGTCGTTCAAGGCAGCGAGTTCAATGGAGCGAGCATCTCGCTGGTCGGAGGAACTATCACGATCGAATCCGGCACGCCGAGCAGCGGCACGGCTCAACAAGCACAACTCTCCGCACCGAACGGCGTCATTCAGTTGGCCGCCGCAGCATCTCCGGGAGAATTCGACGCTCAACACATAGGCGGGACCTCATTTACCTCCTTCGGTACCGTCTCCCTCGCCCCAAACTCAACCATCAACGTCAACGGCGCGAATACGGTTTCGATCAGAGGAGGCCAATTCGTCCTGACCGTCAACGATGCGATCCTCAACACCGCTGAAAGCACAGGAGCGCTGAATTCGATTTCGCTAAGCCCAAACAGCGCGATCGTCTCCTCACACAACAGGAGCGGGGCCGGCGCTGACATACAGATCGCAGCAGGAACGCTGCTGATTAAGGGGGCACAGGTAACTACCCAAACCACCGACGAAGGTAACGCAGGCAGCATTCGCATCGATGCAGACCTGGTGGATATCATTGAGGGCAGCACTCTCAGCACCCTGAGCGAAGGCAAGGGGCGGGCTGGGAATATCTTACTCAATGCAACAGACTCGATCGATTTGACCACGTCTTCCATTAACAGCGACGCTGCGTCTTTCTCCATCTTACCTGAAGCCGCAGGTGACGGCGGCCTGATTCACTTAAAGGCGCCACGGATCAATATTCGCGAATCGCTCTTGAGCACCTCGACACTTGGCGCCGGGAATGCAGGCACCATTCTGTTGGAGACCCAGCGACTCAACGTCGGAGTCGACGCAGACATTTCTACGTTTACACAAGGCCCAGGCAACGGAGGGAAGATTACCATCCAGGGTCTCGGCGGAGAGGGAAGTCGTGCAAACGATGTGGCAATTACAGGAAGCGTACTCAGGAGCCGTACGAGCAATGCGGGGGCCGCAGGAGAAATAAGGATCGCTGCGGACAGGCTGATGATCTCGGATAACAGTCAAATCAATGCCAACTCCGAGACAGGCAGCGGCGCGGGCGGAAACATCCATATCAATGCCGACTCCATTACACTCCAAAATGGAGGTACAGTTTCGGCCACGACCTCTGGCACGACGCCATCAGCCTCCGGCGGGACCATCTCGGTTGAAACAAACCATTTGCACCTTAGAACCGGTGCAAAAATAACCACTGAAACGACCGGCGCGGGCGAGGCGGGCAAGATTCTGATTGGAAAGATAAACCCAGCTCAGCTGGTCCTCATCGATGACAGTGCGATATCCAGTAACACAACAGGCGCCGGAACTGGCGGAGAAGTTTCCATCGCAGCTGCTTCTGTGGCTCTTTCCAATGGCGCTGCCATCACGGCGAACAGCAACGGCGCGGCAAATGCCGGCAATATCAATGTCGTCGCGACCGCCGGCCTCGCCATGCAAAACAGCTCGATCACGACACTCGTGCATCCGAACAACAACGGCAATAACGCCGGTGGCGGAGACATCAAAATAACGACCTCTCCTAACGCGACGGTTTATCTCCGGGACAACAGCACGATTAGCGCGTCGGTTGCCGACGGACCCGGCGGCGGCGGGAATGTGACGATCGACCCCCAATATGTCATCTTGCAAGGCAGCCGGATTCTGGCTCAAACCGACCAGGGCACAGGCGGTAACATTACAATCATTGCCAATATGTTTCAGAAGGATGCCACTAGTATCGTGAATGCGGATTCCAGAACTGGGGTGAACGGCACCGTGACGATCCAAGCGCCATATGCTCCAGGCAGCGGCAAAATTCAGCCGCTTGGCTACCGACCTCTACAAGCGGGGTCACTCCTCAATCAGCGCTGCGCAGCACTGGCCGGAGGCGAGTTCAGCAGTTTCACCCTGGCAGGTCGGGATAGTCTACCTGTAGAACCAGGTGGCTGGCTCTCAAGCCCATCGGCGCTCGCCATATCGCAATCCCATGGCGACACGATACCCAACATAGGCTCGCAAGCGAACCCCTATGAACTGCGGGGAGAGCGTTTTCTTCTGTCGTTGCGCCAAATTGTACCGCCTGGTTTCTTGTTGCGAGCTTATGCCGTGGGGTCGTCGTCGGAGGGTTGCCGCTCATGA
- a CDS encoding POTRA domain-containing protein has translation MTAGARNSAPASFAHFVHQYFLCLLIGLAMISTLLDASVFAQTAIDPTGRSGQPPGPLKEEFQRAQPSPRPVLPPLPPAPPEEDMRKELGVLQVFVREVRVIGNTAFSNIEIDEVTAPFKNRTVMTEDLERLRLALTLLYINRGYLTSGAIIPDQDVIDGGRDGSNHRGEADKDQY, from the coding sequence GTGACGGCAGGCGCTCGAAATTCAGCGCCTGCCTCGTTTGCTCACTTTGTTCATCAATACTTCCTGTGCCTCCTTATCGGGCTCGCCATGATCAGCACGTTGTTAGACGCCTCCGTCTTTGCTCAAACGGCGATTGATCCGACGGGACGGTCCGGCCAACCGCCTGGACCATTGAAAGAGGAATTTCAACGCGCCCAGCCCTCTCCGCGTCCGGTTCTCCCCCCCCTCCCCCCGGCTCCTCCCGAGGAAGACATGCGGAAAGAGCTCGGTGTGTTGCAGGTTTTCGTTCGCGAGGTGCGTGTAATCGGTAACACGGCCTTCTCAAACATTGAGATTGATGAGGTAACTGCCCCATTCAAGAATCGGACGGTGATGACCGAGGATCTCGAGCGGCTTCGGCTGGCCCTCACGCTGCTGTACATCAATAGGGGATATCTGACCTCCGGCGCGATTATCCCCGACCAGGACGTGATCGACGGGGGTCGTGACGGTTCAAATCATCGAGGGGAAGCTGACAAGGATCAATATTGA
- a CDS encoding ShlB/FhaC/HecB family hemolysin secretion/activation protein, with the protein MTVQIIEGKLTRINIEGNRWFSSSFLSDRLSLGSRTPVLLAPLQEQLQLLQQDRRIERINAELRPDEQRGQSVLNVRVTDKNPFHATLEVNNYQTPLVGEIRGMGTLVHDNLTGRGDPLSVSYGHSSGGFPIIDVSYAFPLNRYGTTFSPHYRRYDFKLVEQPFEPLDLNTNTEIIGMTLRQPIYRTITDEVALSLIGEHLFTQSFIFANVPFSTFPGFQNGAATVSALRFVQEWTHRTIDTVFAVRSRFSIGLNVLGATINGPPDTPDGRFFSWLGQIQAIKQYGEKLFGMQLLGRMDLQLTDSPLFPLEQISLGGRYTVRGYREVTILRDNSFIVSFESRFPLIRWKNGEPMVQFAPFVDVAHGWSLGENRPSAIAPATNFPDTLASVGAGLRWNILPQGRAVFEVYWGQKLRGVPRIGHTAQDHGVHAGIVVNLF; encoded by the coding sequence GTGACGGTTCAAATCATCGAGGGGAAGCTGACAAGGATCAATATTGAGGGGAACCGCTGGTTTAGCTCATCGTTCTTGAGCGATCGGCTGTCGCTGGGCAGCCGCACACCGGTGTTGCTCGCTCCGCTTCAAGAACAGCTGCAACTGTTGCAACAAGATCGCAGGATTGAACGCATCAATGCCGAGCTGCGGCCGGATGAGCAACGCGGCCAAAGCGTGCTGAACGTGCGCGTGACCGACAAGAATCCGTTTCACGCCACGCTTGAGGTCAATAACTACCAAACGCCTCTGGTCGGGGAAATCCGCGGAATGGGCACACTCGTCCATGACAACCTGACCGGTCGAGGAGATCCGCTCAGCGTCAGTTATGGCCACTCGAGCGGAGGCTTCCCGATTATCGACGTTTCGTATGCCTTCCCCTTGAATCGATACGGGACCACCTTTTCTCCGCACTATCGGCGATACGACTTCAAACTGGTCGAGCAACCCTTCGAACCGCTCGATCTCAATACCAACACGGAAATCATCGGGATGACGCTCCGACAACCGATCTATCGGACCATTACAGACGAGGTGGCCCTCTCGCTCATCGGTGAGCATCTGTTTACCCAGAGTTTTATCTTTGCAAATGTTCCGTTCAGCACATTCCCTGGCTTTCAGAACGGCGCGGCCACCGTCTCCGCGCTCAGGTTTGTTCAGGAGTGGACTCACCGAACCATCGACACGGTCTTTGCCGTGCGTTCACGCTTCAGCATCGGGCTGAATGTCCTCGGTGCAACGATCAACGGTCCCCCCGACACGCCGGACGGACGTTTTTTTTCGTGGTTGGGACAGATCCAGGCCATCAAGCAATACGGCGAAAAGCTATTCGGGATGCAACTTCTCGGACGCATGGATCTCCAACTCACCGATTCGCCGTTGTTTCCACTCGAGCAGATTTCGCTTGGCGGCCGGTATACCGTGCGGGGCTACCGAGAAGTGACGATTCTGCGCGACAATTCGTTCATCGTGTCCTTTGAGTCCCGATTTCCGTTGATCCGATGGAAGAACGGCGAGCCGATGGTGCAATTCGCCCCTTTCGTGGATGTGGCGCACGGATGGAGTCTCGGGGAAAACCGCCCTTCCGCCATCGCGCCTGCCACGAACTTCCCCGACACACTCGCCAGCGTGGGCGCCGGCCTCCGTTGGAACATTCTCCCACAGGGTCGAGCGGTCTTCGAGGTCTATTGGGGACAGAAGCTGCGCGGCGTTCCACGCATCGGACATACCGCTCAGGATCATGGAGTGCACGCGGGAATTGTGGTCAATCTTTTTTGA